Part of the Streptomyces antimycoticus genome, TCGGTCAGATCCGGCAGCTCGGTGCCGGGCTGGAGGCGGACCACGAAGTGCAGCCGCGAGAGCACCGACTCGGTGTGCAGGGCGGTGAAGTCGACCGGCGGGCGGCCGCTCAGCTCCTCCAGCAGGATGTCGGTCAGCCGCAGCCGCACATCGGTGGTGAAACGATCACGCGGAAGGTAGACCAGCGCGGAGTAGTAGCGCCCGTACTCGTCCTGGCGGAGGAACAGCCGCAGCCGGCGGCGCTCCTGGAGGTAGAGCACGCTGGTGACGATCGAGCGGAGCTGGTCGACCGGGGTCTGGAAGAGCTCATCGCGCGGGTAGGTCTCCAGGATCTGCAGCAGATCCCGGCCGTCGTGGCTGTTGGGCGCGAAGCCGGCGCCCGCGAGCACCTCGACGACCTTGCGGCGGATGACCGGGACCCGGCGCACCGACTCGGTGTACGCGGCGGAGGAGAACAGCCCCAGGAAGCGGCGCTCGCCGATCACATTGCCCTCGGCGTCGAACTTCTTCACGCCGATGTAGTCGAGGTACGAGGGGCGGTGGACGGTGGCGCGGCTGTTCGCCTTGGTGAGCACCAGCAGCTTGCGCTCCCGCGCCTTGGCGCGGGCGTCGGCCGGAAGCCGGTTGAAGGACGGCGACCCCGGGCCCCCGTGGGTGCTCTCGTCGCTGTCCTTGTGCTGCGGATCGGAGCGGAGGATGCCCAGGCCCGTGCCGGGCACGGCGGTCAGCACGTCCTCCTCGCCACCGGCCTCGGTGGGGACCTGCGTCAGCTCGTACTCGCGGAAGCCGATGAAGGTGAAGTGGTCGTCGGCGAGCCAGCGCAGCAGCTCACGGGCCTCCTCGACCTCCTCCTCGCGGACCTCGGCGGCCTTGGGCTCGTCCGGCAGACCCTCGGCGAGGCGCAGCGCGGACTCGCGCATCTTCTCCCAGTCCTCGACCGCCTCGCGGACATCGGACAGGACGCGCAGGAGATCGGCGGTGATCTGCTTCAGATCGCCGCGGTCGGTCTCGCGGTCGGTCTCGACATGGATCCAGGACTCCACGACCGCGTCATGCGGCAGCTTCTTCTTCCTGGCCGGGCCGTCCGGGGAGACATCGAGCAGCTCGATCAGCTTGCCGGTGATGTCACGGCGCACGATCACCTGCGGGTGGATCACGACATGGATGCCGCGTCCCTGGCGGGTGAGCTCATTGGTGACCGAGTCGACCAGGAACGGCATGTCGTCGGTGACCACCTCGACCACGGAGTGGCTGCAGGTCCAGCCGTGCTCCTCGACGGTCGGGGTGTGCACACGGACGTTCGCCGTGCCCTGCGGACGCACCTCGGCGAGCCGGTAGTGGGAGAGCGCCGCCCCGAAGACGTCGACCGGATCGCGGTCGGCGAGGTCCTCCGGAGGCGTGTGCAGGTAGTAGTGCTGGAGGTATGCGGTCAGGGTCTCCGGTCCTGGGCCCTGAACCGGTTTTCCCCCGGCAGGGCTGTTCTCAGCGACCCGGGCGGCCCGTTCGAGCAACTCGGCCTTGGCTTCGTCCAGCTTGGTCTGCATGTCCTCTGGCTCCTGTCGCGCGCCGTTGCGTGACATCGATGGCGGTGGCATGACGCCGCGACGCGAAAAATCCGGTCGTTGACGACGGTATGCCGGATCGGGGAATGGCCGGGGTGTACTGGGCCGTAAGTGACCAAGAACCCACGCGCCACGGGTCAGCGGCGGCTCGGGCCCGGGGCCGGTGGGGCTCCGGGCGCGGAGCGAGGGCCTCGTTGCCCTCACGGACTATCGCGCTGATCACGCAGTAAGGCTATCGCTCCTCCCCAGGGGGTCGTCATGAGCCGTTCGTGTACAAAACCGAGCGCTGAAGTTTGACGAAATGGACAGCGACCACGGGCGCGCGCGAACCGATGATGTGCCGGTCATGCCTTCTGGTGCCGTCTGGTGCCTTCTGGTGCCCTCTTGGCAACGCGCCGGCGCGGATGCACCGTGATCGGGACGGTGGTAAGCGTGGACGTGAAGGTGGAGGTGGGCGGTATGAGCGGCACCGGCGGCACGGATGGCATGGGCGGCACGGGCGGCATGACTGCGAAGATCCTTCTGGTGACCGGCGACGCGGCCGAATCGCTGGAAGTGCTCTACCCCTACCAGCGGCTGCGCGAGGAGGGGTACGAGGTCCATATCGCGGCCCCGACCCGCAAGACGCTGCGCCTCGTGGTTCATGACTTCGAGGAGGGCTTCGACACCTACACCGAGAAGCCCGGCTACACACTCCCCGCCGACCTCGCCTTCTCCGAGGTCGACCCGGGTCAGTACGGAGCCCTCGTGATCCCGGGCGGCCGGGCCCCGGAGTATCTGCGCAACGACCCCGAGCTGCGCAAGATCTGCAAGGCGTTCTTCGACGCGGACAAGCCGGTCGCGCAGATCTGCCACGGCCCGCTGCTGACGGCGGCCGTGGGCGGCCTGAGCGGGCGGCGGGTCACCGCGTATCCGGCGCTGGAGCCGGACATGCAGGCGGCGGGCGCGGAGTACCAGGACGCGGAGGTCGTGGTCGACGGCTCGCTGGTCTCCTCCCGTGCCTGGCCGGACCATCCGGCATGGATGCGGGAGTTCCTGGCGGTGCTGCGGACGAAGGCGCCGGTGGTGTGAGGGGTGGTGGGGGCCGTGGCGACGCGGG contains:
- a CDS encoding DJ-1/PfpI family protein yields the protein MTAKILLVTGDAAESLEVLYPYQRLREEGYEVHIAAPTRKTLRLVVHDFEEGFDTYTEKPGYTLPADLAFSEVDPGQYGALVIPGGRAPEYLRNDPELRKICKAFFDADKPVAQICHGPLLTAAVGGLSGRRVTAYPALEPDMQAAGAEYQDAEVVVDGSLVSSRAWPDHPAWMREFLAVLRTKAPVV